Proteins from a single region of Harmonia axyridis chromosome 4, icHarAxyr1.1, whole genome shotgun sequence:
- the LOC123677579 gene encoding natterin-4-like, with amino-acid sequence MSSYGWGGRAPFPQNTPNIYPHPSSGYPSVPSAPPTYHWVNSYKGQQIPSNAVSCGVDKDGSEIFVGQANYLGDELPAKIIPRRREAYVCYDGREIPITDYKVLVEKKLHWIHNTGGHIPPGAIPGGRTSRGEQLYIGRKRIEGSAWSVGKVHPSHGCLYVPFAGKEMSYKDYEILVFP; translated from the exons ATGT CATCATACGGTTGGGGTGGCAGAGCACCCTTTCCTCAAAATACTCCCAACATATATCCTCACCCATCAAGTGGATACCCTTCAGTACCCTCAGCACCACCTACATACCATTGGGTTAATTCCTATAAAGGCCAACAAATTCCTTCGAATGCGGTCAGCTGTGGTGTTGACAAGGATGGCAGTGAGATATTCGTGGGCCAGGCAAATTATTTAGGTGATGAGTTGCCAGCGAAAATAATTCCTAGAAGAAGAGAGGCTTACGTGTGTTATGATGGAAGAGAAATACCGATTACCGATTACAAG GTTCTCGTAGAAAAGAAGTTGCACTGGATTCATAATACAGGAGGTCACATCCCTCCTGGCGCGATTCCTGGAGGTAGAACATCAAGAGGGGAACAACTTTACATCGGGAGGAAAAGAATAGAAGGATCGGCCTGGTCAGTTGGAAAG gTTCATCCTTCCCATGGCTGCCTTTACGTCCCCTTTGCTGGAAAAGAAATGTCCTACAAAGATTATGAAATACTTGTCTTTCCATGA